The Hydra vulgaris chromosome 05, alternate assembly HydraT2T_AEP genome includes the window CTTATGAGCAGCTTTTTTACACCGCTTTAATTAGCGGTCTctgtttaagttaaaaatagatGGTTAAAtaaacgtaatttttttttatttttttttttctatttaaggtatgttttaattaactgtaaaaaaacaaactgaaatGGCATAAGAAGTTTACCGcctaaaaattcaattaaaagaagaaaaatgaaacttaaattttatgtGTGCTAAATTTTTGATCAgcattgtatttagttttagttttagttcTTATACAgttgatttaaacaaaatttgaaaacctttattaaagataaatttgatttgattcatCATTATTGCTTGGAGCAAATTGAGAATTCTTTTTACATCAATAATTTGAAAGCATTTGGAAAGCAAAAGGCatgcataaaagtttttttaatcttaaataaaattataatttcataatagTATGATATAAGATATAGTAATAACAGTGACCTTAGTAccataacaaataaatatttttatcaaacctaatttcttttaagttttagGTTTATAGAAATCtagagtttataaaaaaaaaagtgaaactcCACaagttttagaaaacattttgaaagttgCTGTAGCCGAATTGGAAAATGGTATAAGCCTTAGAGAAGCAGCATATTCAGCTGGTATTTCTAAGTCTGCACTTCATAggtgtataaaaaaaagtgtcaatACCCAGCTGCTAACCTTCAACCAAATTATCAACATTCTATGATTTTTTCTGTTTCACAAGAACAAATACTGAGCACTTATCTAAAGTCATGTTCTGATATGTTATGTGGCCTTACACCAGTTCAAGAGCTCTAGCTTTTGAAATGGCTTAagcaaacaatataaaatttccTCTGTGTTGAATAGAGCAAAAAAAGAGTGGTCAAGATTGGTTAATagggtttttaaaaagaaacccaAAACTATCTGTTAAAAAACCAGAGGCAACTTCAATTGCCAGAGCATCGGCACTTAATCGGTATACTattgatattttctttaacaaattacaAGGAGGTATATCAGAGTCTAAAGCaacatcatttaaaatttttaatcttgatGAGACAGGTTTTACTACTGTGCAAAAACCTTCTCGTGTCATTTCATCAAAGGGAACAAAGCAAGTCGGGCAAATAACATCTAGAGAAAGAAGTTAATTAGTAACAGTGTGTTGCATTGTCTCCGCAGCTGGTGCAGCAATACCCCCTGTTAttgtttttcaagaaaattattaagaaaCCCACTAATGAGAGGAGTAACAGATGGTCCTATTATATAAGCCAATCAATCTAGATGGATGAATGCTgaagtattttttgatgttttaaagtattttgttaagTTTGTTCGCCCAACAGTCgatcacaaaattttattgattatgaATAGTCATGAAAGCTACCTTCACTACAGTCACTTGAATATGCAAAAGAGAACCATGTTTGTATGATGACTTTGCCACCACATACTTCACATAAGACACAACATTTAGATAGATCCGTTTTTGGTCCAATGAAAGCATATTTTAATGCAGTTGCAAATAGCTGGATGCTTAGCAATCCATGACAAGCCATTACAATTTATGAGATGGTCTCATTCGACAAGCATGGAAAAAATCTTGCACACCAATAAATATTATGTCAGGATTTCGCGTGACAGGAATTTGGCCTTATGATAGACATGTATATGGGgatgatatttttttaccatCAGTTGTAACAGATAGAGATGTGCCTCAAGAACCATGCAGTGAAGACTCATATGAGAAATTGATTACAACTGCTACTCCTTTAGATATCTCAGGTTTGGATGTGCAACATAAAGCATTTGTTACAGATAGAGATGCGCCTCAAGAACCATGCAACGAAGGCTCATGCGAGAAATCTAATACAAGTGCTATTCTTTCAGATATCCCAGGTTTGGGTGTGCAACATGAAGcagtaaaagaaaacttaacTGTATTTTCTCCTTAAATTGTACGAAGTTATCCAAAagtaatttaaactaaatattcttAGTTTaggttttctttaaattctataattatataatactataatatatgTTTTGCAGGCATCTACTCATAAGATTTTAAGACGTGGACGAAAAAAGGGAAAGTGTATGATAGCCACATCAACACCAGAGattttaagagcaaaaaatgaagtattaaaaaaaaaggtaacaaaaattgtccttctaaaatctaaaaaagtgaGGAAAAACATATTACGCAAATCAAACAGGGACCTTGAtgtaaatttcaacaaaatctaaaataatgtttatgatAATTGTTACTCACTAGAGCTTGAAAAAGAAATGGAAACTATTTCTTTTAGCGGTCAAAATGTGAGTGTCGGTGATTATGTTCTTTGCGAGGTTTATAGTAAAAACACCATTTCTTATTATGCATAGTGCAGAAAGAAATAGACTCAAGTTTTGATGTAGAGGTCAGCTTCCTGAAATGCCAGAATAAAGAAACTTCTAAATTTGTCAAATCTAGTATTAATGACATTCGTAGTGTgaatatttatgatataaaagCTGTCCTGCCTCAACCGCTTGCTGGAACAACATCAAGAACAAAAGCTGAAATCATTTTCCAAGTGAACTTTAGCatcttaaatgtaaaataacttttttctttttttaacaaagaaattttaattcttaaaatgcaattttaatttaattgaaaaaggcattgataatttgattttttttctttctattattCACCTCTCTAAGGTTGCCACTTCAAGCGAGGAGGCTAcgcattttttttgcatttttaaatatttttttaaattgtgattacaaccctctctcaacccTTTAACTTGGAAACACGAACCTTTACGAAAAAGacccgctgcgcggagaaactaaGTTGAACgtggtacttccagggacgtggtaggagtcgaactcggaacctctcgcttataggccaagcgctctaccactccACCACTGCCGcactttatttaaactaaacttaactttaaaatcaaaattttctcaaattaatatttaactaGATTTGGAGTCGTTTTTATATAGTCCCACATCTCCCCCAAATGTCCCGCTTCTTCCGCACACTTGTCCCATTTTACCCCAATAGCAGGgttctttttaaatcaaaaaatatatactttattaaaacacTCTGTCAATATTAGGGTGTGGATTCGGTGCCCCAAATACTGCTTTATTTGTTAAGACTAGTCTGGTTCAATTTATAcatcatataaaaaagatattgcaattacTCTGAAAAAAATGTGGGTCCCACTTCTCCCCACTCTCCTAttctcaaaatgaaaaaatgtgacCCTGTTGTTTCTTCCCTTCATATCTAAAGTCATTACCTCAAAAAATTGAGGGTTTTCAGGTGATGCATAAAAGGTAAACTGATGAGGTAAACTAGTCGTAttgaattgtaaaaaatttatagaaccGATAAAATAGTTATTTCGAGTCGACTCGAAATAACTATTTTATCGGttccataaattttttgattttaacagaAGATGCATATGgcaaattattgtttaaaaagcaTTGAAACCACAAAATTGCTTTGTGGTAATGACTTTAAACCGTCAGTATTCATAATATGTAAGAAATAACTCTATTCCTAATATTAAAGGTTGCGTTACCTGAACAAAATCAAACTTTGTATTTAACGTTGTTTGACAATGAGCAAAAAGCGTCCAATTTCTATGTTGAAATTAATTAATCAATTTAactgagcaaaaaaaaaactatggttTTAGTTGTAagaaaacatcattttttatacaagataaactgaaaaaatacttgcttaaaaatatattaaaatatacaagattACAATAATGCGTCGAAAATTTGAATTACATTCTTTtcatactatatttttttaaaataaatgatattaaagaGCGCAACGTTAAAATTTAGATCATGTAAGATGAAATTCTTTAATAGGTTGTGGACATTCATTACTTCCTTTCACCTCCTCCAACTCCACCTTTTCCACCGTAACGACCACCTCCTTTGCCACCTTTTCCACCTTTTTCTTCGGTTCCGTCTCCACCGTTTTCACCATTTCcgtctttttctttatttctatcCCCTGATTTGCTTCCGCCATGGTTTCCTCCTCCAACACCACCTTTTCCGCCGTACCAACCACCTCCTTTGCCTCCGCTACCACCTTTTTCTTCGGTTCCATCTCCACCGTCTTCACCATCTCCGCCTTTTTCTCTATATCCATCTCCCCCTTTGCCTCCGAAACCATCATGCTCTTCATCTTCATTTCTAAatcataaacaaattaaatttttaatactgaAATAAAACTGAAGTATAactcaaaatagaaaaaacctACGTTTCTCTTTTCCCATAACCATAACCGCCTCCGTAACCACCTCCATATCCGCCTCCGTATCCACCTCCGTATCCACCATCATTATGTTCGtttcttaaaaagaaattacttaATGTTATGGTTGCATTAAATGcggtatttatttaatattaaactacTAAAAACctacatttcttttttatagtaACCTCCACCATATTTTCCTCCATAACCTCCACCGTAACCTCTACCATATTTTCCTCCGTAGCCTCCACCGTAACCTCCACCGTATTTTCCTCCGTAGCCTCCACCGTAACCTCCACCGTATTTTCCTCCGTAGCCTCCACCGTATTTTCCTCCGTAGCCTCCACCATAATCGTTCATTTTATTAGAAGATAACTCTTCGCTGATCTAAATCGAAAATTGTTTGTATATTGGAAACTAGCAAACactaaacgtcttttaaacgttcaaaaggcGTTTAAGAGATgtatagaagttttttttataccttcATTGTTATATGCGGTTAACAGAAAACtgtttttacaacatttaatcAGGGGAAATTCTAGGAATAAACTGAGggaaacaaatctttttttttttttaaagtttcttaaaacttaaaagttctGTAGACTGAAATGTGAAAAAagccttttttgaaaaaaggggAAGACGAGATGTTACACACCCCAAAACCTCTAGTAAAATCACCCCTgcgtttaatttaaaataattctaaaactCAATCTATTAGTTTAgttctataaatataatatcaattatattatataaaataatctttggatacaactaaaaaagttaaaaaaatatgaatgatTTTACATGATTAttggttttatataataattttaaaaataacttaaaccaACCTCGTTACTGGATTCATCTTCGTTATCATTTACTGTATTTCTAGAAGGGAGAAGTATAAACTTATTACgtcacaaaatattaaaaactaaaattttcgtactaatttttttataaaaaacaaactcaaTATCTGCTACAATGTTATCACTTGCAAAATGTCTCGGACTTGCTGCTCCAagctgaatgaaaaaaaaattaaaatatttttatttatttaaatgatttatagtATTGCTACactgtataaataaagtttacttaCGAAAACCTGAgaagaaattatgaaaaaaataagacgAAACATTCTTCTTCTGGATgcttttttaagtgttttttttttctttttttaaagttgccgTTTTTTCAACCCTTTTTATACGCTCTGCAGACCTAATTAAGAAATACCCAAAAAGCTAATAACTTAACCACAAATTTGCAGTATCTGGGTAATAGTAATTTgcaattaaaagaaaacttctAATAATCATTAAAAGGTGGTAAAAGTTAATTTAGTCATCAAAAATCTTTAAGTGTTACGTCATTAGTCGAATAATAAAATTCTTGTTACGTCATTAATTAGAACCCGTAATAAAAATGAGTTACTTATTTATGAAACAATAgaatacaaagttttattttccaAACATATTCTTATGTTATTATCGACCACATTAcctaatgaaataaatttattagaaaacgccgtatatttaagttaaacaaaaaatatgttttttaaaatttttattgaggtTATTTTGATTTAGAGTTTATTTGAGCGAcgagttaaattatttaatttttcaaattcaaaatttttaaagtaacattttaataaagtttgatagATAAcggtaaaaattataaaaaaaatatttcaattttgacTAAACAGAATTATAACGATCCCTTTAGTTATGCGATAAATGCGAGTTTTTGAAAACTCCCATTCGCTGCAAAACTTTTTCGATATGAGTTGGTCAGGAAATGTTTCTTGCTCTTTAGAGGATCATATCCAAACATCGAAAGTAAGTAAGTACAGGCCAAGTTAagcttaacttttaatttaatttaaaatttaaacaaataatttaaacaagatatattttaaagttgtgattaaagttttttcattatcaaaataGAAAGATAAGCGagctattttttaaagtacataTTTATATGATATCATATGAACCAATTACAACGTCGAcactaaatgtatttaaaaaaataactataccATGGTATAGTTAACCAAGGTTACCATGGTATAGTAACCAAGGTTACCATGGGCGTAATCAAAAGAAGattattagttttcttaattaccttttaaatagttaaaatctttatttcacCATCAATCAttgatttaataacttatataattaatttacgTAAAAAATGACTTCAGAGCTTTTTTATActgaaattatacaaataacatttttttattatcattattttatttttttgaggtGCCCCAAGAGAATATCCAACGGTTTTTTTACAGAGCACCGACAAAGAGTATTTAACTGGGAAGTTCACGTTTCCTTCATATCAGGTCAGGTCATGCAAAATATGCCCCGAGCTCGCTGTGAACCCTCTTGCTTCTAAATCAAGCACtttacctaatttttattgcataCTTCAAAACCACTTTAATAAAGCATTAACCATCACAAAAGATATGATTAAAAATTCGActtgaaaacaacaaaaatatagtgtcaatacatatatactttatatacaaaaatgctttttttgttttaatttatccgCGTTTGCTTTTTTAAGGAAATATAAAGTGACGTtcaaaatatactataaatttaCAGTTTCAATAGCggatttttgattttgataaaaaccaattaaaaatgaacatttgaatttttattaataaattagatcataaaaaaattgtaatgtttatttgaaatctgctaaaatattttgtttgcaaaATAAGAGGTTTGAAATTCTGCGTactaatgaaatctaaaataagcaaAGAATGAATAAAATGATCAAGTTTAgcactaatatttttaaaagtcaccaagttaacaatattttaaatttttttttttttttttaatataaaatactctttttaattaaaaacattgaaattttaaaatactataactTCGCACAGGTCAGAAATTGGCCTTTTAGGTTTGATTTTGGAACACcccaaatatttatatagattcttTATAACAAACCTTTAAGCTTCACAGaactgttaaaattaaaatcctgATGGTGGCACATTTTctgaaaaaccatttaaagtGGGGGAACCTACAAAATTTCATGTTCAAGTAAAGAAACTTCCTGAAATAGTGCAAACCTTAAATTATTGCATACTAATACTAAcatcaaataatgattttctgtcaaaaaaaaattaaaaataaaatctaggAACATGGAATACACAACGTTTTTGGGGCACCGACCCCAAAtggggcaaataaaaaaattaaaattttttttttgtacaatctCATAGGTAATCTAACTTTGTTCATagaactcaaatttaaaaaaaatataaaattacagtTCAAGAGTTATgaccaaaaaacttttgatccccctcccctttttaaaaaaattagaaagtttgaaattttaaataaccatAACTTCTAAAGTGCAcatagtttttttatgaaacttgaAATTTGTCAATGAATTTCTATTTGGGCtaagaattaacaaaaatattttttcaaatgcgTAAGCCCCCTCAAACGGGGCAGTTTTCCTGAATTTTGGGGTACTCTTGTTCGAAAGCTTAAATCGCAGCTATTTTTGGGATActtctcttttttattaataccaagatttacatacaaaataatatgtttaataatataaagatcAACTTAGAGTTAGCTCAGCTTTTATTAGTACGTATTACTCAACATTTATTACTACTTGTTagttgtttattgttatttaaaaatttgatagatATAAATAATGATGACTAACTACATTCCAACaaagttatttgatttatttaaattagaagaaattaatataaatttatttaattaaagttcacttataaattttgataaactattaatacttttagtaagtattaaaattaaagaattcatAATGCCTCATTTAATGTCGAAAGAAGGAAGAAGATTTAAGTTCAAAAGATCTCATAAGTTAAACAGGCTTTTAGTCTGTGCTTGTTGCTTTACTAAAAACACTAAGTGTATTCCAGTTACAGAAAACTTGGAAAGGCTTGTTGTAAAGCATTGTCACAATGACTATAGTATGAAAGTAATGAAGTATCCAGCTGGGCTATGCCTTACGTGTAAAAGAAACTTGTACTTGGTTAAAGCTGGAAAACCTCTTTCAACATCTGTTAAACAGAAATGGAACAAGAAATCTTTAAGCAATATCTACTGCGATAGGAGctgcaaaaaatgtaaaatttgtaaattggCAACTAATAAAATCTCAGGTTCTATATtatgcttcttttttaaaaattagttaaaattaaattcattaaacagttctttaaataaatatagacaaataaaacaaaaataatataatttcagAAAAAGTTGGTGTTTACAAGAGTTCAAATGTTGCTTGCTTAAAGAtttgtcaaaaatgttttcacGTTATTGGTAAAGGTATACGCCATAAATGCTACCCTCGAAAGCAATCAAAGAATCTGGCAACTTATGTATTAAATAAAGATGTTAacgtaaaatatttatctaaatattattattacaactaattttttaaatcagaatgtttcttattattattatctcatTTGTAAAACAGTTAGGTTTTACAGCTTTCACTGTATTGAGTAGGTTCAAGGCCAAGTAGTGTCCAATATTCTGAAAGGTTTATATTCCAATAATGAAATGGAAAAAGGTGAAGAAATGTTGTGTTCGACtggtaaaatgttaaaaaacttgctTTCTTTTTACATATTGGAAAATGTTTTGcctttctaaaaatttttgtcaattataTAGGTGGTTCTAGAGTCCCTATAACTTTAGGTCAAACTTGTACGAAACCGATAGAAATACCATTTTCTGAGTTTAACAAGTTAGTTGTTTGTTTGCAACTGACTCAGTTCAAATCTAATGTACTCTTGAAGACTTTCCGAAAAAATGGAGTTAAGTTTGAAAGTAATATGGAAAAGAAATTggatgataaaacaaaaatacttaagaACTTCTATGCTTTACAAAACGTTTCCTTTGaggaaaaaaagaaaggtttaataaataatgtaaaaagagATTTAGTTTATGTAAAAGATATTACAGagtatattaaatttgtaattgaGTACAGAAAGCAAGATCTCTTCAGTACTTTTGTAAGAGTTGGCATAGATTCAGGTATGAGCATTTGATTTGTAATAATATAGATggataataaactataaatttaaagaataatgaGTAAATAAAAACACCTTAGGTGGAGGTTCAATGAAAATTATTGCAAACTTGTTTAACCCAAACCAACACAAACAGAATAACCGGAATGATAGGGGAACTTACTCTGGAATAAATTCTGCGCTTCGATTGGCATACTGTGAAGATATGCAAGAAACACATAGCAACCTCACAGTATTAACAGAAAAACTTCAACTTCATAATTGTAAATATTCTCTTGCATCTGACCTTAAACTCATAAACATTTTGTTGGGAATTTCGGTAATTAAATTACTTGAAAACCtcccaatttattttataaaggaaATGGAAATTTaaggaaatttaaattttgtatatatatatataactatttatataactaaaaaatatttatagactCATGGTGGAAAATACAGTTGTGCCTGGTGTGATGGGGAAGCTGTTCTGAAATCTGGTCAACTTAGAAGCTTCGGAGACCTAGATAACTATTACCGCCAGTATGCTGATGCAGGTTTTCCTGAGAAACAAATGATGAATTTTAAGGTTAccgttatttatatatttgtaatctaataaaaagctttttatacaaaactatCGTGttccatttatttttattcagaatGTTGTGAAGCCTTGTCTTATAAAGGAAGACGATCCTGAGAAGCTAGTAATAAGCATAGTGCCTTTACCAGAACTTCATCTTCTCATGGGTTTGGTAAACcacatttgtaattatataatacCACTCTGGGAAGGTTTAAAAGATTGGGTTAATAGTCTTGGTGTTATACGGAAAGGTTATCACGGAGGTACATATGACGGTAATGTTTCAAGagcaatattgaaaaatgtagaCAGTCTTGCATCACGAATTCCAATAAAGTTTTTCCCTTTAGTTGATACATTAAGGATGTTTGACAGAGTAGTTACTGGTACATTTAGTGAACCACTAGATCCTGAGTATCACAAGCTTATCCAAGACTTTACAAGAAGTTTTGAACATTCTCAAACATACTGTTCAGAAGTGAGTACAATAAAAACTCGTTAtgtttaaaacttctttaaatttgaataatttcattataaatacttatatattttagttcttGAATAAAAGTCTCAGCGTGACATGGACAGTACATGCCATAAGCGCTCATCTTGGAGCCTTCATAGATATGCACAGCTGCTCTCTTTCAAGATACAATGAACAATCAACAGAAGCCTCGCACCAAAAAATGAAGTTTGTTGTAAACCGATTTAATGTCTCTGTCCTTAGCTCGAAGCATGGTGACAGAAGTAAACGAATTGCTGAAACTTTTTCCAGCATGAACATGTagttattgatgttttaatattctttagtgaacctaaacaaaaaataattactaaaaataaaggGGCTCACAATTATTTGGCATTTtgaagaacaaaatatttttacacaaaGTCATAGTATGGTCATAAATAACAAATCTGTCCTAAAAATAGCTGCAATTTAAGCCTTCGAACCAGAGTACCCCAAAATTTAGGAAAACTGCCCCGTTTGAGGGGGCTTAcgcatttgaaaaaatatttttgttaattcttaGCCCAAATAGAAATTCATTGACAAATTtcaagtttcataaaaaaactatgTGCACTTTAGAAGTTatggttatttaaaatttcaaactttctaatttttttaaaaaggggagggggatcaaaagttttttggtcATAACTCTTGAactgtaattttatattttttttaaatttgagttctATGAACAAAGTTAGATTACCTATGagattgtacaaaaaaaaaattttaatttttttatttgccccaTTTGGGGTCGGTGCCCCAAAAACGTTGTGTATTCCATGTTcctagattttatttttaatttttttttgacagaaaatcattatttgatgTTAGTATTAGTATGCAATAATTTAAGGTTTGCACTATTTCAGGAAGTTTCTTTACTTGAACATGAAATTTTGTAGGTTCCCCCactttaaatggtttttcagAAAATGTGCCACCATcaggattttaattttaacagttCTGTGAAGCTTAAAGGTTT containing:
- the LOC124806914 gene encoding uncharacterized protein LOC124806914, which codes for MFRLIFFIISSQVFLGAASPRHFASDNIVADIENTVNDNEDESSNEISEELSSNKMNDYGGGYGGKYGGGYGGKYGGGYGGGYGGKYGGGYGGGYGGKYGRGYGGGYGGKYGGGYYKKEINEHNDGGYGGGYGGGYGGGYGGGYGYGKRETNEDEEHDGFGGKGGDGYREKGGDGEDGGDGTEEKGGSGGKGGGWYGGKGGVGGGNHGGSKSGDRNKEKDGNGENGGDGTEEKGGKGGKGGGRYGGKGGVGGGERK